The candidate division TA06 bacterium B3_TA06 genome includes a region encoding these proteins:
- the rocD gene encoding ornithine--oxo-acid transaminase, which produces MSKTQEILAQTERYSANNYHPLDVVLSKGEGVWVWDVDGAKYMDMLAAYSALNQGHRHPKVLKAMIEQTERITLTSRAFHNDIMGEFLEKLCKVAGKEKALPMNTGAEAVETAIKAARKWGYKIKGVPPGAAEIVTCAGNFHGRTTTIVGFSTEPQYRDGFGPFTPGFVTIPYGDIEALKNAINENTVGFLVEPIQGEGGVVVPPEGYLKEAAELCKKHNVLFIADEIQTGLGRTGKMFCCEHENVVPDIYILGKALGGGVYPVSAIICNDDIMQVFTPGDHGSTFGGNPLGSAVGLAALDVLIEEKLPERAAELGSYFMDELRKIDSPHVDHVRGKGLMIGVVIKESSGTARPFCEKLRDEGILAKETHHQVIRFAPPLVITAEEIDWALKRIKEVLLLS; this is translated from the coding sequence ATGTCAAAGACACAAGAAATTCTTGCCCAGACAGAAAGATACAGTGCCAACAACTACCACCCGCTGGATGTGGTTTTAAGTAAGGGCGAAGGCGTATGGGTGTGGGACGTAGATGGTGCGAAGTACATGGACATGCTGGCCGCCTACTCCGCGCTCAATCAGGGACACAGACACCCCAAGGTCCTTAAGGCGATGATCGAGCAGACCGAGCGCATCACCCTTACCTCGCGGGCGTTCCACAACGACATAATGGGAGAATTTCTCGAAAAGCTTTGTAAGGTCGCAGGTAAAGAGAAGGCCCTGCCCATGAACACCGGTGCCGAGGCGGTGGAGACCGCGATCAAGGCGGCCCGAAAGTGGGGATACAAGATCAAGGGCGTTCCCCCGGGCGCAGCCGAGATCGTAACCTGTGCAGGCAACTTCCACGGCCGCACCACCACGATCGTCGGCTTTTCCACCGAGCCTCAGTACCGCGACGGATTCGGCCCCTTCACCCCTGGATTTGTGACCATCCCCTACGGTGACATCGAAGCACTCAAGAACGCGATCAATGAGAACACGGTCGGCTTTCTCGTAGAGCCCATCCAGGGCGAGGGCGGGGTTGTGGTTCCACCTGAGGGATATCTAAAAGAAGCGGCTGAACTCTGCAAAAAGCACAACGTTCTCTTCATCGCCGACGAGATCCAGACCGGACTGGGCCGCACTGGTAAGATGTTCTGCTGCGAGCACGAAAACGTTGTTCCCGATATCTACATCCTGGGCAAGGCCCTAGGCGGCGGGGTCTATCCGGTTTCCGCTATCATCTGCAACGACGACATCATGCAGGTCTTTACCCCGGGCGATCACGGTTCCACGTTCGGGGGGAACCCCCTCGGCTCCGCCGTCGGCTTGGCAGCGCTGGATGTTCTTATAGAAGAAAAGCTCCCCGAGCGCGCGGCTGAGCTTGGCTCCTACTTTATGGACGAACTCCGCAAGATCGACTCCCCACACGTTGACCATGTGCGCGGCAAGGGTTTGATGATCGGTGTGGTCATCAAGGAAAGCTCGGGCACAGCTCGTCCCTTCTGCGAGAAGCTCAGAGATGAGGGCATCCTGGCCAAGGAGACCCATCACCAGGTGATCCGGTTCGCGCCGCCTCTGGTTATCACCGCCGAAGAGATCGACTGGGCGCTGAAAAGAATCAAAGAAGTGCTCCTTTTGTCCTAA
- the purQ gene encoding phosphoribosylformylglycinamidine synthase I: protein MEASSLKVLVLAGPGTNCDAETLFAFRHLGCNADEETLRMLSRHPEKLAEYQILILPGGFTYGDYVGAGMLFAADLRHTIGDEILRFLAEGKFILGICNGFQVLVKSGLLPTFEKPFEKPSVTLEANKSLRFEDRWVHLKSEGKSFWTCGLPKIITLPVAHAEGRFLARDKKVLHRLQAEGRVLLRYCGGDGASPKYPEDPNGSEDHIAAITDSTGQVMGMMPHPERFMLPQQHPSHTRGESRGKPDGYLLLSNLVKEACSRFS from the coding sequence GTGGAGGCATCCTCACTCAAGGTTCTTGTTCTTGCCGGACCCGGCACAAACTGCGACGCGGAGACGCTCTTTGCGTTCCGTCATCTTGGCTGTAATGCCGATGAAGAGACCCTGCGTATGCTCTCTCGTCACCCTGAAAAGCTTGCCGAGTATCAAATCTTGATCTTACCCGGCGGATTCACCTACGGCGACTACGTGGGTGCCGGGATGCTTTTCGCCGCGGATCTGCGCCACACTATAGGCGATGAGATCTTAAGGTTTCTTGCGGAAGGCAAGTTTATCCTCGGAATCTGCAACGGCTTCCAGGTGCTTGTTAAAAGCGGACTGCTGCCGACTTTTGAAAAACCGTTCGAGAAGCCTTCGGTCACGCTTGAGGCAAACAAATCCCTGCGTTTTGAGGATCGCTGGGTGCATCTTAAGTCCGAAGGCAAGAGCTTCTGGACTTGTGGTTTGCCCAAGATAATCACTTTGCCTGTGGCGCACGCCGAGGGGCGCTTTCTTGCCCGTGACAAGAAGGTGTTGCATCGTTTGCAAGCTGAAGGTCGGGTTTTACTCCGCTACTGTGGCGGAGATGGTGCCTCACCTAAGTACCCTGAGGACCCCAACGGATCCGAGGATCACATTGCAGCGATTACCGACTCCACCGGCCAGGTTATGGGCATGATGCCTCATCCCGAGAGGTTCATGCTGCCCCAGCAGCATCCTTCTCACACGCGGGGGGAGTCTCGTGGCAAGCCGGACGGGTATCTTCTCCTATCCAATCTTGTGAAGGAAGCCTGCAGCCGATTCAGCTAG
- the purL gene encoding phosphoribosylformylglycinamidine synthase subunit PurL, translating to MIYRIEVSKKGADPQVEGLARLLSEEGLPSKGLSIIRVYFLKSKLEKKEIEALAAELFADPVSEVVSLGRSQPPGMRAVEVWYHPGVTDPESNWVLNHLRNRQIAVDDVRRATRFMFPASVPRAKLVRFAERHLFNPLIQHLAVRGEEPFPRHRGTRFKIEEIELAGLSDKELLELSTKRDWHFNLTEIKAIRNHFAKLERNPTLTEMETLAQTWSEHCVHKTFNAAFEVEGEKFGNLLADTIMKPSRELDRPWCLSLFTDNAGVVEFSADVAVAFKVETHNHPSAIEPYGGAATGIGGVIRDALGTGQGADPILNTDVFCFGPPGFPSRKLPKGVLPPRRILEGVVRGVRDYGNRMGIPTASGALYFDELYLANPLVYCGTLAIIPKAKVAKKVSKGDVIILAGARTGRDGVHGVTFASISLAGSSHAKHGSAVQIGNPIEEKLLRDLVIAARDRGLIASITDCGGGGLSSAVGEMTKNKGCVVDLDRVPLKYAGLAHHEIWISESQERMVIFVKPDKVEGFMSLADEIGIEATVIGEVTDDKVLHLRYRNKEVAALDMGFLHNGLPSRSFKLKPPGQKPCKESDVVAPRDLGQALLRLLGQINVASKEWVIRQYDHEVKGGTVLKPLIGTKHDAPSDATVVQPLLDDNSGIAVAAGLAPRYALINAYASAAAAIDEAIRNLIAVGGRLNRISLLDNFCAGDASDERILYELVQAAKACRDGIRAYGTPFISGKDSLNNFFASAKDGKINIPTTLLISGLALVRDVHKTLTTDFKQPRSRIYLVGETRLELGGSEYLRMHKKLGTRVPVVDMKGARKLYRKIERAIRAALVLAAHDLSDGGLGVAIAEMCMGGERGARIHLASISTEKKIDRADYLLFSETQSRMLLEVAEANAAEFEKIMAGEAFAQIGETTNDQRLVFTDDGRRTVATASVDEIRAAWTQGLARFLD from the coding sequence GTGATTTACAGGATCGAGGTTTCCAAAAAAGGCGCCGATCCTCAGGTGGAGGGTCTTGCACGCTTGCTCTCCGAGGAGGGGCTACCCTCAAAAGGGCTTTCCATCATACGCGTATACTTCCTTAAGAGCAAACTTGAGAAGAAGGAGATCGAAGCCCTTGCTGCAGAACTTTTCGCCGACCCTGTAAGCGAGGTGGTTTCCCTCGGGCGCTCCCAGCCACCGGGCATGCGTGCGGTTGAGGTTTGGTACCATCCTGGCGTAACCGATCCTGAATCAAACTGGGTCTTAAACCACCTTAGGAACCGCCAGATCGCGGTAGACGATGTTCGCAGGGCCACGCGCTTTATGTTCCCGGCGTCGGTACCCAGGGCAAAGCTTGTGCGATTTGCGGAGCGCCATCTCTTCAATCCGTTGATCCAGCATCTGGCTGTAAGGGGCGAGGAGCCATTCCCAAGGCATAGAGGGACAAGATTCAAGATAGAAGAAATCGAACTTGCCGGGCTTTCGGATAAAGAACTCCTCGAACTTTCCACAAAGCGCGACTGGCACTTTAATCTTACCGAGATAAAGGCGATAAGGAATCACTTCGCAAAGCTCGAACGCAATCCGACCCTTACCGAGATGGAGACCTTGGCCCAGACGTGGTCAGAGCACTGCGTGCATAAGACATTTAACGCCGCCTTTGAGGTGGAGGGTGAGAAGTTCGGCAACCTCCTTGCTGATACCATCATGAAGCCCTCGCGGGAACTCGATCGTCCATGGTGCCTTTCGCTGTTTACCGACAATGCAGGGGTGGTGGAGTTTTCTGCTGACGTAGCAGTGGCGTTCAAGGTAGAGACCCACAACCATCCCTCGGCGATCGAGCCTTACGGCGGCGCGGCTACGGGAATCGGAGGTGTTATAAGGGACGCCTTGGGAACGGGGCAGGGGGCTGATCCCATCCTCAACACCGACGTCTTCTGCTTCGGCCCACCCGGCTTCCCATCGCGAAAGCTCCCCAAGGGAGTGCTCCCGCCGCGCCGCATACTTGAAGGGGTGGTGAGAGGGGTACGCGACTACGGAAACCGCATGGGCATCCCCACTGCATCAGGTGCTCTTTACTTCGATGAACTCTACCTTGCAAACCCGCTGGTCTACTGCGGGACACTTGCTATTATACCGAAAGCAAAGGTTGCAAAGAAGGTCTCCAAAGGGGACGTAATAATCCTTGCAGGTGCGCGTACCGGCAGGGACGGGGTGCACGGGGTGACCTTTGCCTCGATCTCGCTTGCCGGCTCCTCACATGCCAAGCACGGCTCCGCTGTCCAGATAGGCAATCCTATAGAGGAGAAGCTACTGCGTGATCTGGTGATAGCTGCGAGGGATCGCGGATTGATTGCCTCGATCACCGACTGCGGTGGCGGCGGACTCTCATCCGCGGTGGGCGAGATGACCAAAAACAAAGGCTGCGTTGTTGATCTGGACCGCGTACCACTGAAGTATGCCGGTCTTGCCCACCACGAGATATGGATCTCCGAGTCCCAGGAACGCATGGTTATATTCGTTAAGCCTGATAAGGTCGAGGGGTTCATGAGCCTGGCAGACGAGATAGGGATAGAGGCAACCGTGATCGGGGAGGTCACCGACGACAAGGTCTTGCACCTGCGCTACCGGAATAAAGAAGTGGCTGCTCTTGATATGGGTTTTCTGCACAATGGATTACCTTCAAGAAGCTTCAAGTTGAAGCCACCTGGACAAAAGCCGTGCAAGGAGAGCGATGTCGTGGCACCTCGGGATCTGGGCCAGGCGCTCCTGCGCCTTCTGGGTCAGATCAACGTTGCTTCCAAGGAATGGGTGATTCGGCAGTACGACCACGAGGTCAAGGGCGGGACGGTTCTCAAACCTCTTATAGGCACAAAGCACGACGCTCCTTCGGACGCGACCGTTGTCCAGCCCTTGCTGGATGATAATTCAGGAATCGCAGTTGCCGCAGGGCTCGCGCCGCGCTACGCACTCATTAACGCATACGCTTCGGCCGCGGCGGCAATAGACGAAGCGATCCGCAATCTGATCGCGGTGGGAGGACGCCTTAATCGCATCTCCTTGCTTGATAACTTCTGCGCAGGCGACGCCTCGGACGAACGCATACTCTACGAACTGGTTCAAGCCGCAAAAGCATGCAGGGACGGGATAAGAGCCTACGGAACGCCCTTTATCTCTGGCAAGGACAGCCTTAACAACTTCTTTGCCTCCGCCAAAGACGGGAAGATAAACATCCCAACCACCCTTCTTATCTCAGGCCTCGCACTTGTACGCGACGTCCACAAAACCCTTACCACTGACTTCAAACAACCGCGCTCGCGCATCTATCTTGTTGGCGAGACAAGGCTGGAGCTGGGAGGCTCGGAGTATCTGCGTATGCACAAGAAGCTGGGCACGAGGGTGCCCGTGGTCGATATGAAAGGTGCACGCAAGCTCTACCGCAAGATCGAGCGAGCTATACGAGCTGCTCTTGTGCTTGCGGCACACGATCTTTCCGACGGCGGGCTGGGGGTGGCGATCGCTGAGATGTGCATGGGGGGGGAGCGGGGTGCGCGCATACATCTTGCTTCGATTTCCACCGAAAAGAAGATTGATCGTGCAGATTACCTGTTGTTTTCAGAAACCCAGAGTCGGATGCTCCTTGAGGTCGCAGAAGCCAACGCTGCGGAGTTCGAGAAGATCATGGCAGGAGAGGCCTTCGCGCAGATAGGCGAGACAACCAACGATCAACGTCTTGTGTTTACCGACGACGGTCGCCGCACGGTGGCAACCGCCTCCGTTGATGAGATACGCGCAGCATGGACCCAGGGGCTTGCGCGGTTTCTTGACTGA
- a CDS encoding SAM-dependent methyltransferase gives MEQEHVFDRVAEVYDVETGDVGDVDFYLDLAREQGSPVLELASGTGRVSTELARAGFEVVGLEISEGMLEIARKKAHELSEDAQKLLTWVQGDMREFDLGRTFPLVIIPFRSFQHLEPRADQEACLACVAKHLEVGGRFVLSLFAPSYERLVNKRMFYSLGTKETDNGFLTRIERVTRDHVNQMINVERIYDWTDKDGNLRRKVWRFPVRYLWRFEAELLLEKAGLEVEVLYGDYERSEFRHDGEMLFIARKP, from the coding sequence ATGGAACAAGAACATGTGTTTGACCGCGTAGCAGAGGTATACGATGTTGAAACCGGCGATGTGGGTGACGTCGATTTCTACCTGGATTTAGCGCGGGAACAAGGCTCGCCAGTGCTTGAGTTGGCATCTGGCACGGGCAGGGTATCAACAGAGCTTGCCAGGGCAGGCTTCGAGGTGGTGGGATTGGAGATATCCGAAGGGATGCTTGAGATTGCCCGTAAGAAGGCTCATGAACTGTCTGAAGACGCTCAAAAGCTTCTGACCTGGGTACAGGGTGACATGAGGGAGTTCGATCTGGGTCGGACTTTCCCGTTAGTGATCATCCCATTCCGCTCCTTCCAGCATCTGGAACCCCGGGCCGATCAGGAGGCTTGTCTAGCATGCGTGGCAAAACATCTTGAGGTGGGCGGACGCTTCGTTCTCTCCCTGTTTGCCCCCTCATACGAGCGGCTGGTCAACAAGAGGATGTTTTACTCACTAGGGACCAAAGAAACGGACAATGGATTCCTCACCCGCATCGAGCGGGTAACCCGTGACCACGTCAACCAGATGATTAACGTAGAACGTATCTACGACTGGACTGACAAGGATGGCAATCTGCGCCGTAAAGTATGGCGTTTCCCGGTTCGCTACCTGTGGCGGTTCGAAGCGGAGCTCTTGCTTGAGAAAGCAGGGCTGGAGGTCGAGGTCCTCTACGGCGATTATGAGCGGTCTGAATTCAGACACGATGGGGAAATGCTATTCATCGCCAGAAAACCTTGA